In the genome of Geotrypetes seraphini chromosome 16, aGeoSer1.1, whole genome shotgun sequence, one region contains:
- the A1BG gene encoding alpha-1B-glycoprotein, translated as MMRMIVTVLVCISASCLLTVEAVGISPSAPTLIFEQEQTVYIIGTDYVTLRCVAPSPSNVEKYVFYQDRVPRKDSSENVYNIEPVTKDKRGSYFCVYYTLDGNISQESAIRTLRVIERPPTPEISFMPQQAVYVRGEELSIVCTSSKAIPGEYYHFYMNGRRLTEAGGQPTDKHQIPALQEGNAGVYICQYGIVDSGRSISTLESAPKTLIVVDPLPAPRPSIRPSPAVVGQQAFVQCEAPGASTVNGYRFYKDGREITEPQGSTQDTYVLNRFSAADQGSYFCLYWRNLSGREIRSPESFRVLLESDGNILNSTLTTKEEPLQYPSVIKVYLIFFGGKLLVLLIALLAFGSCVIHQNRKIKAEKEVQ; from the exons ATGATGCGCATGATTGTGACAGTGCTGG tcTGTATCAGTGCGAGTTGCCTGCTGACAGTGGAAGCAGTGGGGATCAGTCCATCAG CCCCAACCCTTATCTTTGAGCAAGAGCAGACAGTGTATATCATCGGCACAGATTATGTAACCCTGCGATGTGTGGCTCCAAGTCCGTCCAATGTGGAGAAATATGTGTTCTACCAAGATAGAGTACCGAGGAAAGATTCTTCAGAGAATGTATACAACATTGAGCCTGTTACGAAGGACAAAAGGGGATCTTACTTCTGTGTGTATTATACACTGGACGGGAACATCTCCCAGGAAAGTGCAATCAGGACACTCAGGGTTATAG AGCGTCCTCCCACTCCAGAGATTTCCTTTATGCCCCAGCAGGCTGTTTATGTGAGAGGCGAAGAATTGAGCATTGTGTGCACCAGCTCAAAAGCCATCCCGGGAGAATATTACCATTTCTACATGAATGGAAGGCGGCTCACGGAGGCTGGGGGGCAGCCTACGGACAAGCACCAAATTCCAGCCCTTCAGGAAGGGAACGCAGGAGTCTACATCTGTCAGTACGGAATTGTGGACTCTGGACGATCAATCAGCACCTTGGAGAGCGCTCCAAAAACACTTATTGTAGTAG ACCCTCTGCCAGCCCCTCGTCCCTCCATTCGCCCTAGCCCTGCTGTTGTTGGACAGCAGGCCTTTGTGCAGTGTGAAGCTCCCGGTGCCTCCACAGTGAACGGATACCGGTTTTACAAAGATGGGAGAGAAATCACGGAGCCACAGGGCTCCACCCAGGACACATACGTCCTGAATAGATTCAGCGCTGCAGACCAGGGATCTTACTTCTGCCTATACTGGAGAAACCTATCTGGGAGGGAGATCCGATCCCCTGAGAGCTTCAGGGTACTGCTGGAGTCAGACGGAAACA TTTTGAATAGTACCTTAACCACCAAGGAAGAGCCTCTGCAGTATCCTTCAGTTATcaaag tGTATCTAATTTTTTTTGGAGGAAAACTGCTTGTATTGCTCATAGCGTTACTTGCCTTTGGCTCCTGCGTAATTCATCAGAATAGAAA GATAAAGGCAGAGAAGGAAGTTCAATGA